Proteins encoded by one window of Arachis ipaensis cultivar K30076 chromosome B04, Araip1.1, whole genome shotgun sequence:
- the LOC107637094 gene encoding uncharacterized protein LOC107637094: MAAAMQATTEALGNQINQGNHENNDDEDGPMTLATFLKVHPPTFRRTSNPTNADNWIQVMERALQAQQVPEGQWVEFGTYQLLGEAQYWWQETRRILQLDGAVIPWEGQMTVVEYTSKFEELCRFSRICQGAPEDFAEWKCIKYEGGLRSNILSFVAPMEISVFSELVNKSRVGEDCVRKAAAEKGNLRVPFQRPSGRNFTSRDRNFKRGGFDP, translated from the exons ATGGCTGCAGCTATGCAGGCGACAACCGAGGCATTAGGTAATCAGATAAACCAGGGTAATCACGAGAATAATGATGATGAGGACGGTCCTATGACACTCGCTACATTTCTGAAAGTTCACCCTCCTACCTTCAGGAGAACCTCAAATCCCACTaatgcagataattggattcaGGTTATGGAAAGGGCGTTGCAGGCCCAACAGGTTCCTGAAGGGCAATGGGTTGAGTTTGGAACTTATCAGTTGCTAGGTGAGgctcagtattggtggcaggAAACACGACGTATCCTGCAGCTTGATGGTGCTGTGATTCCTTGGGAG GGACAGATGACAGTTGTTGAGTATACTAGtaaatttgaggagttatgtcGCTTTTCTCGTATCTGTCAAGGTGCACCTGAAGATTTTGCTGAATGGAAGTGTATCAAATATGAGGGAGGTCTTCGGAGCAATATTCTGAGCTTTGTAGCTCCAATGGAGATCAGTGTATTTtctgaattggtgaataagagtagggtggGTGAAGATTGTGTGAGAAAAGCGGCAGCAGAGAAAGGAAATTTGAGGGTGCCTTTTCAGAGGCCTTCAGGGAGGAACTTCACCTCGAGAGATAGGAATTTCAAGCGTGGAGGCTTTGATCCATAG